Proteins co-encoded in one Arachis hypogaea cultivar Tifrunner chromosome 11, arahy.Tifrunner.gnm2.J5K5, whole genome shotgun sequence genomic window:
- the LOC112722930 gene encoding uncharacterized protein isoform X1, with translation MNSFGGTHTPAIPRRRKHENSLFGRWSCNIHHAKANASPVTFRHRSPKPDLSARKLAAALWHFCFLEVSGLDCKHVMKEDNWGLRKSNKVAAKIVEERKATSDSVVSALLSEMLRAQSCIDNLKAENKSSKKKLQQLAGELEEKLGRERRSRERMEKMNARLVHELAKANLCVNQIRIRYDEERKQRELIEQVCNELAMQIGEDKAKVERLQSDFMKIQEEFEQERSMFEMADLWRQESIQMKLADARISLEDKHNQMLKLVDYLNSFLRSKGVEKADEEFRRGLVNEPVIKVDSPPNLNALFSSTIHIVSLDNEDQQQLLLR, from the exons ATGAACTCCTTCGGCGGGACCCACACTCCGGCGATCCCTCGCCGCCGGAAACACGAAAACTCACTCTTCGGAAGATGGTCATGCAATATACATCATGCTAAAGCCAATGCTTCTCCCGTCACCTTCCGCCACCGCTCCCCAAAACCCGACCTCTCTGCCAGGAAGCTCGCCGCAGCGTTATGGCACTTCTGCTTTCTCGAGGTTTCTGGTCTTGACTGCAAG CATGTTATGAAGGAAGATAATTGGGGTTTGAGAAAGTCGAATAAGGTGGCTGCTAAGATTGTTGAAGAAAGAAAAGCAACGAGTGACTCTGTTGTCTCTGCTTTGCTATCAGAGATGCTTCGAGCTCAAAGCTGCATCGATAACCTGAAAGCCGAAAACAAATCGTCTAAGAAGAAATTGCAACAATTGGCAGGTGAATTAGAGGAGAAGTTGGGAAGGGAAAGGAGAAGTAGAGAGAGGATGGAGAAGATGAATGCGAGACTGGTACATGAGCTTGCCAAGGCCAACCTATGCGTTAATCAAATTAGGATACGCTATGATGAGGAGAGAAAACAAAGAGAATTGATTGAGCAAGTTTGCAATGAATTGGCTATGCAGATTGGAGAAGACAAGGCTAAAGTCGAGCGATTACAAAGCGATTTCATGAAAATTCAGGAGGAATTTGAACAAGAGAGGAGCATGTTTGAAATGGCCGATCTGTGGCGCCAAGAAAGTATTCAGATGAAGCTGGCTGATGCAAGAATCTCCCTTGAAGACAAGCATAATCAGATGCTCAAGTTGGTGGATTATCTGAACAGTTTCTTAAGATCAAAGGGTGTTGAAAAGGCAGATGAGGAATTCAGAAGAGGCTTGGTTAATGAGCCAGTGATTAAAGTAGATTCCCCTCCCAATCTTAATGCTCTTTTTTCATCTACCATCCACATTGTAAGCCTTGATAATGAAGACCAACAACAGCTGCTGCTTCGTTGA
- the LOC112722930 gene encoding uncharacterized protein isoform X2: protein MNSFGGTHTPAIPRRRKHENSLFGRWSCNIHHAKANASPVTFRHRSPKPDLSARKLAAALWHFCFLEVSGLDCKEDNWGLRKSNKVAAKIVEERKATSDSVVSALLSEMLRAQSCIDNLKAENKSSKKKLQQLAGELEEKLGRERRSRERMEKMNARLVHELAKANLCVNQIRIRYDEERKQRELIEQVCNELAMQIGEDKAKVERLQSDFMKIQEEFEQERSMFEMADLWRQESIQMKLADARISLEDKHNQMLKLVDYLNSFLRSKGVEKADEEFRRGLVNEPVIKVDSPPNLNALFSSTIHIVSLDNEDQQQLLLR, encoded by the exons ATGAACTCCTTCGGCGGGACCCACACTCCGGCGATCCCTCGCCGCCGGAAACACGAAAACTCACTCTTCGGAAGATGGTCATGCAATATACATCATGCTAAAGCCAATGCTTCTCCCGTCACCTTCCGCCACCGCTCCCCAAAACCCGACCTCTCTGCCAGGAAGCTCGCCGCAGCGTTATGGCACTTCTGCTTTCTCGAGGTTTCTGGTCTTGACTGCAAG GAAGATAATTGGGGTTTGAGAAAGTCGAATAAGGTGGCTGCTAAGATTGTTGAAGAAAGAAAAGCAACGAGTGACTCTGTTGTCTCTGCTTTGCTATCAGAGATGCTTCGAGCTCAAAGCTGCATCGATAACCTGAAAGCCGAAAACAAATCGTCTAAGAAGAAATTGCAACAATTGGCAGGTGAATTAGAGGAGAAGTTGGGAAGGGAAAGGAGAAGTAGAGAGAGGATGGAGAAGATGAATGCGAGACTGGTACATGAGCTTGCCAAGGCCAACCTATGCGTTAATCAAATTAGGATACGCTATGATGAGGAGAGAAAACAAAGAGAATTGATTGAGCAAGTTTGCAATGAATTGGCTATGCAGATTGGAGAAGACAAGGCTAAAGTCGAGCGATTACAAAGCGATTTCATGAAAATTCAGGAGGAATTTGAACAAGAGAGGAGCATGTTTGAAATGGCCGATCTGTGGCGCCAAGAAAGTATTCAGATGAAGCTGGCTGATGCAAGAATCTCCCTTGAAGACAAGCATAATCAGATGCTCAAGTTGGTGGATTATCTGAACAGTTTCTTAAGATCAAAGGGTGTTGAAAAGGCAGATGAGGAATTCAGAAGAGGCTTGGTTAATGAGCCAGTGATTAAAGTAGATTCCCCTCCCAATCTTAATGCTCTTTTTTCATCTACCATCCACATTGTAAGCCTTGATAATGAAGACCAACAACAGCTGCTGCTTCGTTGA
- the LOC112724092 gene encoding uncharacterized protein has product MGNYCCNATSRSTEWGGEDWSDLNPKKMNTVNIKRRSKKVFDEGQVLSIGRAEKEKLFRELGATICNDNNNNNGSRIKIRISKKDLAKLLGDDTSTTIQEHNKGKLQHRSSAEQVLLRLLKARDDSLHINTPWKPQLESIPEER; this is encoded by the coding sequence ATGGGGAATTATTGCTGCAATGCAACATCGAGATCAACGGAATGGGGAGGCGAGGATTGGAGTGATTTGAACCCTAAGAAGATGAATACGGTGAACATAAAGAGGAGATCAAAGAAGGTGTTTGATGAAGGTCAAGTGTTGAGTATTGGAAGAGCCGAGAAGGAGAAGCTGTTTCGTGAGTTGGGAGCAACTATATGTAAcgataacaacaataacaatggtaGCAGGATCAAGATTAGGATCTCCAAGAAAGACTTGGCTAAATTGTTGGGTGATGATACGTCTACTACTATACAAGAACACAATAAAGGGAAGTTGCAGCATCGATCTTCTGCAGAACAAGTTCTTCTGAGGCTGTTAAAGGCTCGTGATGATTCTCTTCACATAAACACACCATGGAAGCCTCAGCTTGAGAGTATTCCTGAGGAGAGATAG